In one Paenibacillus sp. JQZ6Y-1 genomic region, the following are encoded:
- a CDS encoding S-layer homology domain-containing protein gives MKQKWTAIAAASVLTFALSTQAIAATSSFTDLNNVEGKDKIESLQERGYISGVTATQFKPNQTITSSQGVQMLVNSFNLSLDDYKFIKAPKASDSYTKVKDGVWYSDAFIVASVNGLEVPRAIDPSGKLTREQFTNFTVAAMQKAGNLPQINVKPVTIKDESKITADYQGAIQRSLAWDVTELDDSGNFDPKQPITRAEAAVMIYNALQYLQEHPELSNQATDNTGMTPSDDAVEGES, from the coding sequence ATGAAGCAAAAATGGACAGCCATCGCTGCTGCTTCCGTACTTACGTTCGCATTAAGTACGCAGGCAATAGCAGCAACCAGCAGTTTCACCGACTTGAATAATGTAGAGGGTAAAGACAAGATTGAGTCTTTACAGGAGCGTGGCTATATTAGCGGCGTAACAGCAACTCAGTTCAAGCCGAACCAGACCATCACCTCTTCACAAGGTGTGCAAATGCTTGTGAATAGCTTCAATCTCAGCCTTGACGATTACAAATTCATCAAAGCACCCAAAGCAAGCGATTCCTATACAAAGGTGAAAGATGGGGTATGGTACTCTGATGCCTTTATCGTTGCATCCGTTAACGGATTGGAAGTACCACGCGCTATCGATCCATCTGGCAAGCTCACACGTGAGCAGTTTACCAACTTTACCGTTGCTGCTATGCAAAAGGCTGGCAATCTACCACAGATCAACGTGAAGCCTGTAACGATCAAAGATGAGAGTAAGATCACCGCTGACTATCAGGGAGCGATTCAGCGTTCACTGGCATGGGATGTGACGGAGCTGGATGACAGCGGTAATTTTGATCCTAAGCAGCCGATTACGCGTGCAGAAGCAGCGGTCATGATCTACAATGCGCTGCAATATTTGCAGGAGCATCCCGAATTGAGTAATCAAGCAACAGATAATACGGGTATGACTCCTTCGGACGATGCGGTTGAAGGCGAAAGCTGA
- a CDS encoding GNAT family N-acetyltransferase: MKEVTSYQDGPITIRPAVQTDSKTLWRLAYEEAAPEWKKWDAPYYEHVPLTYEQFIEKQQESWIDNDARWVIEVDGNVIGMVSYYWEHQPSWWLEMGIVIFDPAYWNGGYGTKALRLWIGHLFTILPLVRVGYTTWSGNDRMVQVGYKLGMTMEARLRKCRLYNGVYYDSIRMGMLREEWEARANQ; this comes from the coding sequence ATGAAAGAAGTAACATCGTATCAGGATGGTCCTATTACGATTCGCCCGGCAGTGCAAACTGATTCCAAAACGCTATGGCGGCTTGCTTATGAAGAAGCTGCGCCAGAATGGAAAAAGTGGGATGCGCCTTATTATGAGCATGTGCCGCTCACATATGAGCAATTTATCGAAAAGCAGCAGGAGAGCTGGATCGACAATGATGCTCGTTGGGTGATTGAGGTTGATGGCAATGTCATCGGTATGGTGAGCTATTATTGGGAGCATCAGCCGTCATGGTGGCTGGAGATGGGGATTGTTATTTTCGATCCTGCCTACTGGAATGGCGGTTATGGCACGAAGGCATTGCGATTGTGGATCGGTCATTTATTTACGATTCTGCCGCTCGTACGTGTAGGGTATACTACATGGTCAGGAAATGATCGCATGGTACAGGTTGGCTATAAGCTAGGAATGACCATGGAAGCGCGTTTACGTAAATGCCGCCTCTATAATGGTGTATATTACGATTCTATTCGGATGGGAATGCTGCGTGAAGAATGGGAAGCGCGCGCCAATCAATAG
- a CDS encoding S9 family peptidase, giving the protein MSKQQKVQAEDLYRFQWIQEPVADPTGQRIVYVSRQVNEKRTGYDMHLRIINTDGSGDRPFTSGSGDRAPAWSPDGSRIAFLRPKDKQSQVWIIPADGGEATVATALPEGVSTFQWSPDSKQLLLTAEQEADTTLHAELTSAAKQASNENDDPMKNNQHEPAQQAESSSKQENDGDKLEALVIDRITYKSDSGGLWNGRRQHLYVHSLDTGKGQWITSGAYDVHAAVWSPDGQQIAFAAHMPSEQEIDPDFALTNDVYTIAVDGSDLQRWTNDEYGVASLQWSPDGSQIAFIASDESYHNATLLRLYGLSLHDGSISCLCDDSELMIANVLVGDTGIGANARPVYSKDSKHIYVHGSAEGAVRLLQLEADGSGHTVLLDGARNIHYFAPLHNGTFAIVSSSPLQPGELFVADPATGTEMPLTHANDELLDSLLLSTPQELQVTSVDGHPLQAWLMPPVGVDYDADHKVPTVLEIHGGPHMMYGFTFVLEFQLLCSQGYAVLFTNPRGSHGYGQKFVNACRGDYGGSDYRDLMTVTDYVLEHIDWIDPQRLGVTGGSYGGFMTNWIVGQTDRFKAAVTQRSISNWISFYGVSDIGFYFTEDQIGGNPWDKLEQLWKHSPLAYAGNVKTPILILHGEKDLRCPIEQAEQWFTALKRLGVTTRLVRFPEANHELSRSGHPQLRIQRLEQITGWFEQYLR; this is encoded by the coding sequence ATGAGTAAACAACAAAAAGTACAGGCAGAGGACTTATACCGTTTTCAATGGATTCAGGAGCCGGTTGCCGATCCGACAGGGCAGCGTATTGTATATGTCAGCCGCCAAGTGAATGAGAAACGTACCGGATATGATATGCACTTGCGAATCATCAACACCGATGGCAGTGGCGATCGTCCGTTTACGTCAGGCTCTGGTGATCGCGCGCCAGCATGGTCGCCCGATGGCAGCCGTATCGCTTTTCTACGACCGAAGGACAAACAGTCACAGGTATGGATCATCCCGGCAGATGGTGGAGAAGCGACTGTAGCTACTGCACTGCCAGAGGGCGTAAGTACGTTCCAATGGTCGCCTGATAGCAAGCAGCTGTTGCTGACTGCGGAACAGGAAGCAGATACAACGTTGCATGCAGAACTTACATCTGCGGCAAAACAAGCCAGCAATGAGAACGACGATCCAATGAAGAACAATCAGCATGAGCCAGCGCAACAAGCAGAATCATCGTCCAAGCAAGAGAATGACGGTGACAAGCTGGAAGCGCTAGTGATCGACCGAATTACATACAAATCGGACAGTGGTGGATTGTGGAATGGACGTCGACAGCATCTATATGTGCATTCTCTGGATACGGGCAAAGGGCAATGGATCACGTCCGGTGCTTACGATGTACATGCTGCCGTGTGGTCGCCGGATGGACAGCAGATTGCTTTTGCGGCACATATGCCTTCTGAGCAGGAGATAGATCCTGATTTTGCACTAACTAATGATGTGTATACTATCGCAGTGGATGGCAGTGACTTGCAGCGGTGGACGAATGATGAGTACGGCGTGGCTTCGTTGCAATGGTCGCCAGACGGCTCCCAGATTGCTTTTATCGCCAGTGATGAGTCGTATCATAATGCGACATTGCTGCGGTTGTATGGATTGTCGCTGCATGATGGCAGCATTAGCTGCTTATGTGACGATTCCGAGCTAATGATCGCCAATGTGCTGGTTGGGGACACGGGCATCGGTGCCAATGCACGACCAGTATATAGCAAAGATAGCAAGCACATTTATGTGCATGGTTCAGCAGAGGGTGCAGTTCGTTTACTGCAACTCGAAGCGGACGGCTCTGGTCATACGGTCTTATTGGATGGAGCACGCAATATTCATTATTTTGCACCGCTTCATAACGGTACATTTGCTATCGTCTCGTCATCTCCGCTTCAGCCGGGCGAATTGTTTGTCGCTGATCCAGCAACGGGTACGGAGATGCCATTAACGCATGCGAATGACGAATTGCTGGATAGCTTGTTGCTGAGTACGCCACAGGAGCTTCAGGTGACATCCGTGGACGGGCATCCGCTACAAGCGTGGTTGATGCCACCAGTTGGTGTAGATTATGATGCAGATCATAAAGTGCCTACGGTATTGGAGATTCATGGTGGACCGCATATGATGTATGGATTCACTTTTGTACTGGAATTCCAGCTGCTTTGCTCGCAGGGCTATGCCGTTCTCTTTACCAATCCGCGCGGCAGTCACGGCTATGGGCAGAAGTTTGTGAATGCTTGTCGTGGCGACTATGGTGGCAGCGACTATCGTGATCTGATGACCGTTACCGATTACGTGCTAGAGCATATCGATTGGATTGATCCGCAGCGGCTTGGTGTTACGGGCGGTAGCTATGGCGGATTCATGACCAACTGGATTGTTGGTCAGACCGACCGCTTCAAGGCGGCAGTTACGCAGCGCTCGATCAGCAACTGGATTTCTTTTTATGGAGTAAGTGATATTGGATTTTATTTTACGGAGGATCAGATTGGCGGGAATCCGTGGGACAAGCTGGAGCAGCTATGGAAACACTCCCCGCTTGCTTATGCAGGCAATGTAAAGACGCCTATTCTTATTTTGCATGGGGAAAAGGATCTGCGCTGTCCTATCGAGCAGGCGGAACAATGGTTCACGGCATTGAAGCGTCTGGGCGTAACGACACGTCTAGTGCGCTTCCCCGAAGCGAATCATGAATTGTCGCGTTCAGGGCATCCGCAGCTGCGCATCCAGCGGTTGGAACAGATTACTGGCTGGTTTGAACAGTATCTCCGTTAA